One genomic segment of Aquamicrobium lusatiense includes these proteins:
- a CDS encoding LysR family transcriptional regulator has product MEIKWLEDFVALADTSSFSRAAEIRNVTQPAFSRRIRQLEAWVGAPLINRATMPAELTPAGRNLLPLAQDTIRMFSSVRETLRPPAEQGLVRFAALHTLTVTFFPGWLQTLQSRARHFGTSFIADRGGIEANLQALTDGETDFFLTYTHREVPFHLDREKFASIAIGTDRLIPVASPELRIDRKITPMAGLLDRSGSSKLAVPYLGYGYSSFFGVALCRMFAKNPPFRRSTVHESTISASLKELALTGAGLCWLPQSLVDRELEQGLLVLCAADPAWSLDLEIRLYRSTGKSGPMVEALWRAAGEPALRNS; this is encoded by the coding sequence GTGGAAATAAAGTGGCTTGAGGATTTCGTCGCGCTTGCCGATACATCAAGTTTCTCGCGCGCAGCCGAAATACGCAATGTCACGCAGCCGGCCTTCAGCCGGCGCATCCGGCAACTGGAAGCATGGGTGGGCGCGCCGCTGATCAACCGTGCCACGATGCCGGCAGAGCTTACACCCGCCGGTCGCAATCTTCTGCCGCTCGCCCAGGACACCATCCGCATGTTCAGCTCAGTCCGCGAAACGCTGCGCCCGCCGGCCGAGCAGGGGCTGGTGCGCTTTGCCGCGCTGCACACGCTCACCGTCACCTTCTTCCCGGGTTGGCTGCAGACGCTGCAATCGCGCGCGCGCCATTTCGGCACGTCCTTCATCGCGGACCGCGGTGGCATCGAGGCCAATCTGCAGGCGCTGACGGACGGCGAGACCGATTTCTTTCTCACCTACACCCATCGCGAAGTTCCGTTTCACCTCGATCGCGAGAAATTCGCGTCGATCGCCATCGGGACCGACCGGCTCATCCCGGTCGCCTCACCCGAATTGCGCATAGACAGGAAAATCACCCCGATGGCCGGCCTGCTGGACCGCTCCGGTTCCTCGAAGCTGGCCGTGCCTTATCTGGGCTACGGTTACAGTTCCTTCTTCGGTGTCGCTCTGTGCCGCATGTTCGCGAAGAACCCTCCATTCCGGCGCTCCACCGTCCATGAAAGCACGATCAGTGCCAGCCTCAAGGAACTGGCGCTGACCGGGGCAGGCCTGTGCTGGCTGCCGCAGAGCCTCGTCGACAGGGAGCTGGAACAGGGGCTGCTTGTGCTGTGCGCGGCAGACCCGGCATGGTCGCTCGATCTCGAAATCCGCCTTTACCGCAGCACCGGAAAGTCCGGCCCCATGGTGGAAGCGCTGTGGCGGGCGGCCGGTGAGCCGGCGCTCAGGAATTCATGA
- a CDS encoding amidohydrolase has protein sequence MTSLPVADLILHNGRIWCGYTDGWADAVAVWQGKVLAAGRDAEMMALKGPATKTIDLEGRFACPGLNDNHLHLISTGLTMGWVDVTPAAAPTLQALLDRLAERAAALPQGTWIRARGYDQTKLDVGRHPTREELDRAVPGHPVLVTRACGHVSVANSMAFSLAGVSDGTEAPDGGVIGKANGRLDGFLAENAQNLITKIIPHPTVEELIEAIERGGRHLLSFGITSCMEAALGHVTGFDEMKAYQLAKLAGRLPVRVWLTLMGDPGVSIVEDCWRAGLVTGAGDDMMRIGGVKLFLDGSAGGRTAWMSTPYKDEPDNIGVQMLPTQEVGRLVMQWHRCGYSLACHAIGDAAIDQLVTAYEKALAQMPDPDRRHRVEHCGFLADGLNERMKAAGIYPAPQLAFVHDFGDSYISVMDEERARSCYPSATWKRMGLGASTGSDSPVCSPNPFPNIHAMITRQTWKGTVMDEAERLAPDEVLQAYTEGGAFMENAEHVKGRLVPGQLADIAVFNQNLLEAAPHTILNDTHCVLTILGGKVVFDSRG, from the coding sequence ATGACATCTCTACCGGTGGCGGATCTGATCCTTCACAATGGTCGGATCTGGTGCGGCTACACCGATGGCTGGGCAGATGCAGTTGCTGTCTGGCAGGGCAAGGTACTTGCAGCCGGCCGTGATGCCGAAATGATGGCATTGAAGGGGCCCGCTACGAAAACGATAGACCTTGAGGGGCGCTTTGCCTGCCCGGGTCTCAACGACAATCACCTTCACCTGATCTCGACCGGCCTGACCATGGGCTGGGTGGACGTCACGCCCGCGGCCGCGCCGACATTGCAGGCGCTGCTCGACCGCCTTGCCGAACGGGCCGCGGCGTTGCCGCAGGGCACATGGATCCGCGCGCGCGGCTACGACCAGACCAAGCTCGACGTCGGCCGCCATCCGACGCGTGAGGAGCTTGACCGCGCTGTTCCCGGCCATCCGGTTCTCGTCACGCGCGCCTGCGGCCACGTCTCGGTGGCGAATTCCATGGCGTTTTCGCTGGCCGGCGTGAGCGACGGGACGGAAGCGCCGGATGGCGGCGTCATCGGCAAGGCGAATGGCAGGCTCGACGGTTTTCTCGCCGAAAACGCGCAGAACCTGATCACGAAAATCATACCCCACCCCACGGTGGAGGAACTGATCGAGGCGATCGAACGCGGCGGCCGCCATCTGCTTTCCTTCGGCATCACAAGCTGCATGGAGGCGGCGCTCGGCCATGTCACCGGCTTCGACGAGATGAAGGCATACCAGCTGGCGAAGCTTGCGGGGCGGCTTCCGGTGCGCGTGTGGCTCACGCTGATGGGCGATCCCGGCGTCTCCATCGTGGAGGATTGCTGGCGCGCCGGCCTTGTCACCGGAGCGGGCGACGACATGATGCGCATTGGCGGCGTCAAGCTTTTCCTCGACGGTTCGGCGGGCGGGCGCACCGCCTGGATGAGCACGCCCTACAAGGATGAGCCGGACAATATCGGCGTGCAGATGCTGCCCACGCAGGAAGTCGGGCGGCTGGTGATGCAATGGCACCGCTGCGGCTATTCGCTGGCCTGCCACGCCATCGGCGACGCGGCGATCGACCAGCTCGTCACCGCCTATGAAAAGGCGCTGGCGCAGATGCCCGATCCGGACCGCCGCCACCGTGTCGAGCATTGCGGTTTTCTGGCTGACGGCCTCAACGAGCGCATGAAGGCGGCGGGCATCTATCCGGCTCCGCAGCTCGCTTTCGTGCATGATTTCGGCGACAGCTATATCAGCGTCATGGATGAGGAGCGTGCACGTTCCTGCTATCCTTCCGCCACATGGAAACGCATGGGACTGGGCGCATCGACGGGGTCGGATTCACCAGTCTGCTCGCCCAACCCGTTCCCGAACATCCATGCGATGATCACCCGCCAGACATGGAAAGGCACGGTGATGGACGAGGCCGAGCGCCTTGCCCCGGACGAGGTCTTGCAGGCCTACACGGAAGGCGGCGCCTTCATGGAAAACGCAGAGCATGTGAAGGGCCGGCTGGTGCCGGGCCAGCTGGCCGATATTGCCGTTTTCAATCAAAACTTGCTGGAAGCCGCACCGCACACCATACTCAACGACACGCACTGCGTTCTGACAATTCTGGGTGGAAAGGTGGTCTTCGACAGCCGCGGCTGA
- a CDS encoding ABC transporter substrate-binding protein: MFRRFTLAAFLCASVSGLALAEEPRQGGTFNFTAPYGSSFATLDTHASPNIQEEFITQAIHRSLYAWDSNNNAPVPELATSVDESEDGLVYTYHLRKDAKFHNGKALTADDIIYSYKRIADPKNAFPGASYVAIIKGVDDFAAGKSEDISGLKKVDDNTLEITFASPVNPGFSLMQNTTAIYPSNVEDEATFATAPVGLGPFVFKEHIPGSQLVVEKFGDFYEEGKPYLDRVNIILMSEDSARDVAFRNKEIDVSVLGPTQYQAYQQDDALKDNLLEVAEVFTRNIGFNPKVEALRDKRVRQAINHAINTPLIVERLVKNKAYPASGWLPISSPAFDKDKAPYAFDPDKAKELLKEAGYENGFTFEVTASPNESWGVPIVEAILPMLQKVGITVKPKPVESSALGEAVTTNNFEAFIWSNQTGPDPLAAMRCYWSKTAQSACNYTSYSNPEFDKLYEAARDERDPTRQTDLLRQANNLVQDDAPVWFFNYNKAVMAYQPWVHGLAPNANELALQPYEDIWIDDSAPDNRK, encoded by the coding sequence ATGTTCAGGAGATTCACACTCGCGGCCTTTCTTTGCGCCAGCGTTTCGGGCCTTGCACTGGCCGAAGAGCCCAGACAGGGCGGCACTTTCAACTTCACCGCGCCTTATGGATCGAGCTTCGCAACGCTCGATACCCATGCCAGCCCCAACATTCAGGAAGAGTTCATAACGCAGGCGATCCATCGCTCGCTCTACGCCTGGGATTCCAACAACAACGCACCTGTTCCTGAACTGGCGACCAGCGTTGATGAATCCGAGGATGGTCTGGTCTACACCTATCATCTGCGCAAGGACGCGAAATTTCACAACGGCAAGGCCCTGACGGCTGACGACATCATCTACAGCTACAAGCGCATCGCCGATCCGAAGAACGCCTTCCCCGGCGCCAGCTATGTCGCCATCATCAAGGGGGTCGACGACTTCGCCGCCGGCAAGAGCGAAGACATATCCGGCCTGAAGAAGGTCGATGACAACACGCTGGAGATCACCTTTGCATCGCCGGTCAATCCGGGCTTTTCCCTGATGCAGAATACAACGGCGATCTATCCCTCCAACGTGGAGGATGAGGCGACCTTCGCGACGGCGCCCGTCGGCCTTGGTCCGTTCGTTTTCAAGGAACACATCCCCGGCTCGCAGCTTGTGGTGGAGAAGTTCGGGGACTTCTACGAAGAAGGCAAACCCTATCTGGATCGCGTCAACATCATCCTGATGAGCGAGGACAGCGCCCGCGACGTTGCCTTCCGCAACAAGGAGATCGACGTCTCGGTTCTTGGCCCCACGCAGTATCAGGCCTATCAGCAGGACGATGCGCTGAAGGATAACCTGCTTGAGGTGGCGGAGGTTTTCACGCGCAATATCGGCTTCAACCCAAAGGTGGAAGCACTCCGGGACAAGCGGGTAAGACAGGCCATCAACCATGCGATCAACACGCCGCTGATCGTGGAGCGCCTCGTCAAGAACAAGGCCTATCCGGCAAGCGGCTGGCTGCCGATTTCCTCGCCCGCCTTCGACAAGGACAAGGCGCCCTACGCCTTCGATCCGGACAAGGCGAAGGAACTGCTCAAGGAGGCCGGCTACGAAAACGGCTTCACGTTCGAGGTCACCGCAAGCCCCAACGAAAGCTGGGGTGTGCCGATCGTCGAGGCGATCCTGCCGATGCTCCAGAAAGTCGGCATCACGGTCAAGCCGAAGCCGGTGGAAAGCTCGGCGCTGGGCGAGGCGGTGACCACCAACAATTTCGAGGCCTTCATCTGGTCGAACCAGACCGGCCCGGACCCGCTGGCGGCCATGCGCTGTTACTGGTCGAAGACCGCGCAGTCGGCCTGCAACTACACCAGCTACTCGAATCCGGAGTTCGACAAGCTCTACGAGGCGGCGCGCGACGAGCGCGATCCGACCAGGCAAACGGACCTTCTGCGGCAGGCGAACAACCTTGTGCAGGATGACGCGCCGGTGTGGTTCTTCAACTACAACAAGGCGGTGATGGCCTACCAGCCATGGGTGCATGGGCTGGCGCCGAACGCAAACGAGCTGGCGCTTCAGCCTTATGAGGATATCTGGATCGACGACAGCGCCCCCGACAATCGCAAATAG
- a CDS encoding ABC transporter permease — protein sequence MLRFTIRRVLQIIPTIVVVALLIFVIFSVVPGSFATSLLSDGKTAPDPQLMARLNEQLGLDKPVHQRFITYVGDLAQLDLGTSFRTRRPVLELINERIWASLQLAVAAMIFAVVVAVPLGFLAALRPGSILDTVTMVGAVSGLSLPQFWLGLLLMYVFALQLNWLPSFGYGDGSLRNLILPAITLGVTPLALLARTTRAGVLDVLNGDFVRTAHAKGLSEAQVVRRHVARNALVLIITTVGLLFGSLIGQAVVIEKLFAWPGIGSLLVDSVAMRDIPVVQGTILVIVVWFLVINTAVDIVYALVDPRIKQE from the coding sequence ATGCTTCGGTTCACCATCCGCAGGGTGCTGCAGATCATTCCCACCATCGTCGTCGTGGCACTGCTGATTTTCGTCATATTTTCAGTGGTGCCGGGCAGTTTCGCCACCAGTCTGCTTTCCGACGGCAAGACGGCTCCGGACCCGCAGCTCATGGCCCGGCTCAACGAGCAGCTTGGCCTCGACAAGCCGGTGCATCAGCGGTTCATCACCTATGTGGGTGACCTTGCGCAGCTTGATCTCGGCACATCGTTCCGCACGCGGCGCCCGGTGCTGGAACTGATCAACGAGCGCATCTGGGCCTCGCTGCAGCTTGCGGTGGCGGCCATGATCTTCGCCGTGGTCGTGGCCGTGCCCCTGGGGTTTCTCGCCGCGCTGCGGCCCGGCTCCATCCTTGACACCGTCACCATGGTGGGGGCGGTTTCCGGCCTGTCGCTGCCCCAGTTCTGGCTTGGCCTTCTGCTGATGTATGTGTTTGCGCTGCAACTGAACTGGCTGCCTTCCTTCGGCTATGGCGACGGCTCGCTGCGCAATCTCATTTTGCCGGCCATCACGCTGGGCGTCACACCGCTGGCGCTTCTGGCGCGCACGACGCGGGCCGGGGTGCTCGACGTGCTTAACGGAGATTTCGTGCGCACGGCCCATGCCAAGGGGTTGAGCGAGGCGCAGGTGGTGCGCCGGCACGTTGCCCGCAACGCGCTGGTTCTCATCATCACCACCGTCGGCCTGTTGTTCGGCTCGCTGATCGGACAGGCTGTGGTGATCGAAAAGCTCTTCGCATGGCCGGGCATCGGCTCGCTGCTCGTCGACAGCGTTGCGATGCGCGACATCCCCGTGGTGCAGGGCACCATCCTCGTCATCGTCGTATGGTTTCTGGTCATCAATACGGCGGTCGATATCGTCTATGCGCTGGTCGACCCGCGCATCAAGCAGGAGTGA
- a CDS encoding ABC transporter permease, with the protein MKLGFNLILGGALTALVILAGLLAPWLAHFDPVLDADLMSAELPPDATYWFGTDAQGRDVYSRILYGAQISLTVGIVSQIINTIIGVALGMSAAYWGGWWDDLVNGLTNVMLAIPSLIFALAVMAVLGPGLVSLLIALGLTNWSWTCRIARSSTLSLKSLGYVQAAQTLGYSDPRIMFTQILPNIMGPVLVMATLGMGSAVLSEAALSFLGLGIQPPFPSWGSMLTDARQMIQIAPWTAIFPGMAIFFAVLGFNLLGDGLRDMLDPHMRTRKL; encoded by the coding sequence ATGAAGCTGGGCTTCAACCTCATTCTCGGCGGGGCGCTCACCGCGCTGGTCATTCTGGCGGGGCTGCTGGCCCCATGGCTTGCCCATTTCGATCCGGTGCTCGACGCCGACCTGATGAGCGCGGAACTGCCTCCCGATGCCACATACTGGTTCGGAACCGACGCGCAGGGACGCGACGTCTATTCGCGTATTCTCTACGGGGCGCAGATTTCGCTCACCGTCGGCATCGTTTCGCAGATCATCAACACCATCATCGGCGTCGCGCTGGGCATGTCGGCGGCCTATTGGGGCGGCTGGTGGGACGACCTCGTCAACGGCCTCACCAATGTGATGCTCGCCATTCCCTCGCTGATCTTCGCGCTGGCGGTGATGGCCGTGCTCGGCCCCGGCCTCGTGTCGCTGCTGATCGCGCTTGGGCTCACCAACTGGAGCTGGACCTGCCGCATCGCGCGCTCTTCCACGCTGTCGCTGAAATCGCTCGGCTATGTGCAGGCCGCGCAGACGCTCGGCTACAGCGACCCGCGCATCATGTTCACGCAGATCCTGCCCAACATCATGGGCCCGGTTCTGGTTATGGCGACACTCGGCATGGGCTCGGCGGTGTTGTCGGAGGCAGCCCTTTCCTTTCTCGGGCTCGGCATCCAGCCGCCGTTCCCAAGCTGGGGCTCGATGCTCACCGATGCGCGCCAGATGATCCAGATCGCGCCGTGGACCGCCATCTTCCCCGGCATGGCGATCTTCTTTGCGGTGCTGGGGTTCAACCTTCTGGGCGACGGCCTTCGCGACATGCTCGATCCGCATATGAGGACCCGCAAGCTGTGA
- a CDS encoding ATP-binding cassette domain-containing protein translates to MKPLLDVRNLELGLRHGGQAHRILKGVSFQIMPGETYGLVGESGSGKSVTSLAIIGLLKKPLQTLGGEIFFEGRNLLALPRREMRSLRGNRIAMVFQEPMSALNPLQTVGRQIAEMYVQHQGRSWAQAEKMAVEALASVRVPTPERRARDYPHQMSGGLRQRVMIAMALACDPALLIADEPTTALDVTVQAEVLKLIRELCAERGTAVLFISHDLGVIATMCQRVGVMYAGCLVEENATRDLFVSPRHEYTRGLLGALPKLGSRRLHGRQRLVDIDSFIADRSRLTETRFIAPRNPVPGEAG, encoded by the coding sequence GTGAAACCGCTGCTCGACGTCAGGAATCTGGAGCTGGGGCTGCGTCATGGCGGTCAGGCCCATCGCATCCTCAAAGGCGTGTCGTTCCAGATCATGCCCGGCGAGACCTATGGGCTGGTGGGCGAATCCGGCTCCGGAAAGTCCGTCACCTCGCTGGCCATCATCGGGCTTCTGAAGAAGCCGCTTCAGACACTGGGCGGCGAGATCTTCTTCGAAGGCCGCAACCTTCTTGCGCTGCCGAGGCGCGAGATGCGCAGCCTGCGCGGCAACCGCATCGCCATGGTGTTTCAGGAGCCGATGAGCGCGCTCAACCCGTTGCAGACGGTGGGGCGGCAGATCGCCGAAATGTATGTCCAGCATCAGGGCAGGAGCTGGGCGCAGGCGGAGAAGATGGCGGTGGAGGCGCTGGCCAGCGTGCGGGTGCCGACGCCGGAACGCCGTGCGCGCGATTATCCGCACCAGATGTCGGGAGGTCTGCGCCAGCGGGTGATGATCGCGATGGCCCTTGCCTGCGATCCGGCCCTGCTGATCGCCGACGAACCAACCACCGCGCTCGACGTTACCGTGCAGGCGGAGGTGCTGAAGCTGATCAGGGAACTGTGCGCCGAACGGGGCACGGCCGTGCTGTTCATCAGCCACGACCTCGGCGTCATCGCCACCATGTGCCAGCGGGTGGGTGTGATGTATGCGGGCTGTCTGGTGGAAGAGAACGCCACCCGGGACCTGTTCGTCAGCCCCCGGCATGAATATACGCGCGGTCTTCTGGGAGCGCTGCCGAAACTCGGGTCGCGCCGGCTGCACGGGCGCCAGCGACTGGTCGACATCGACAGCTTCATCGCCGATCGCTCGCGGCTGACCGAGACGCGCTTCATTGCCCCCCGAAACCCGGTACCAGGCGAGGCAGGATGA
- a CDS encoding ATP-binding cassette domain-containing protein, with amino-acid sequence MDAPLLSVENLHVRFPLSGSWFGRGRKMLHAVNGLSLDLAKGECLSIVGESGCGKSTTALSVMGLQEPSEGSILFRGKPFSGPQAPSRMERAMAAQMVFQDPYASLNPRQTVWHSLAQPLRLHNVTARSELSDRIERVMRSVGLTPEQAERYPHEFSGGQRQRIGIARALILQPEIVVLDEPVSALDVSIRAQIINLLLDLQEEFGLSYLMISHDLSVVEHMSDRVAVMFFGQIVETGPWSAIFSDPVHPYTRRLIATIPDPGAVLGLSREAVVEGSVQAPAGWIFADDGSSAPDVTVAPEPSELVEISPGHYVRLARS; translated from the coding sequence ATGGACGCACCGCTTCTGTCTGTCGAAAACCTGCATGTGCGCTTTCCGCTTTCAGGCAGCTGGTTCGGACGCGGGCGAAAGATGCTGCATGCCGTCAACGGGCTGAGCCTCGATCTGGCAAAGGGCGAATGCCTGTCGATCGTGGGCGAATCGGGCTGCGGAAAATCAACGACGGCGCTCTCCGTGATGGGATTGCAGGAGCCGTCGGAAGGATCGATCCTGTTTCGCGGCAAGCCGTTTTCAGGGCCGCAGGCGCCATCGCGCATGGAGCGCGCCATGGCGGCGCAGATGGTGTTTCAGGATCCTTATGCCTCGCTCAATCCGCGCCAGACGGTGTGGCACTCGCTGGCTCAGCCGCTCCGGCTCCACAACGTCACGGCCCGTTCGGAACTGTCGGATCGTATCGAGCGCGTGATGCGCAGCGTGGGGCTGACGCCCGAGCAGGCGGAGCGCTATCCGCATGAGTTTTCCGGCGGCCAGCGCCAGCGTATCGGCATTGCGCGCGCGCTCATCCTGCAACCCGAAATCGTCGTGCTCGACGAGCCCGTCTCGGCGCTCGACGTCTCGATCCGCGCCCAGATCATCAATCTTTTGCTCGACCTTCAGGAGGAGTTCGGCCTTTCCTATCTGATGATCAGCCACGATCTGAGCGTGGTCGAACATATGAGCGACCGGGTTGCGGTCATGTTCTTCGGCCAGATCGTGGAGACAGGTCCATGGTCGGCGATCTTCTCCGATCCGGTCCATCCCTACACGCGCCGCCTGATCGCCACTATCCCCGATCCCGGTGCGGTGCTGGGCCTGAGCCGGGAAGCTGTCGTGGAGGGTTCCGTGCAGGCCCCGGCAGGCTGGATCTTCGCCGATGACGGCTCATCCGCACCCGACGTGACGGTGGCGCCGGAGCCTTCGGAACTGGTGGAGATCAGCCCCGGCCATTACGTGCGTCTGGCGCGCTCATAG
- a CDS encoding DMT family transporter produces MPVMPRRWTDLLAVLTLATLWGLNWPAVRVSLFAFPPWTFRAIGMGSGALFLFFMARLFGQRLLLKRSEMLPVFAAGFFTITAFNLLLAFAQLAAPTSRAVIVTFTLPIWTVILARIFLGEQLNRQRMIGLGFGVAGLMSLGWPLIVEGTFSFGLFLALLAGISWAFGTIVIKRFPTSAPPMSIAGWQLAAGALASAAGMLIFEPWVLSQGLPMQNFQPRIWVALTYHIVFSQGFAYLMWYRMLARLPAGTVSLSTLMVPAIGVFSSVIFLGETPSLADFIGLALMTAAACAVALPQRRG; encoded by the coding sequence ATGCCGGTAATGCCAAGACGCTGGACAGACCTGCTGGCTGTCCTGACCCTTGCCACGCTCTGGGGGCTGAACTGGCCGGCGGTGAGAGTTTCTCTCTTTGCATTTCCGCCGTGGACCTTTCGCGCCATCGGAATGGGGTCAGGTGCGCTTTTTCTGTTCTTCATGGCCCGTCTTTTCGGACAGCGGCTCCTGCTGAAGAGATCAGAGATGCTTCCGGTCTTCGCCGCAGGCTTCTTCACCATAACCGCGTTCAATCTCCTGCTGGCATTCGCCCAGCTGGCCGCGCCGACTTCCCGCGCGGTCATCGTAACTTTCACGCTTCCCATATGGACCGTCATCCTTGCGCGTATATTCTTGGGCGAGCAGCTGAACAGGCAACGTATGATCGGTCTCGGATTCGGCGTTGCGGGACTGATGTCGCTTGGGTGGCCGCTGATCGTGGAAGGCACATTCTCCTTTGGCCTGTTCCTGGCTCTGCTTGCCGGTATTTCGTGGGCGTTTGGCACGATTGTCATCAAACGATTTCCCACTTCCGCACCACCTATGAGCATCGCTGGCTGGCAACTCGCAGCCGGTGCGCTGGCATCAGCCGCCGGGATGCTGATTTTTGAACCCTGGGTTCTGTCTCAGGGTCTGCCCATGCAGAATTTCCAGCCACGGATATGGGTTGCTCTGACTTATCACATCGTGTTTTCGCAGGGTTTCGCGTACCTGATGTGGTACCGCATGCTGGCTCGCCTGCCGGCGGGTACGGTCAGCCTGTCAACGCTGATGGTGCCTGCGATCGGGGTCTTCAGCTCTGTTATTTTCCTTGGGGAGACACCTTCGCTTGCCGATTTCATCGGCCTTGCGCTGATGACCGCAGCGGCCTGCGCGGTAGCGCTGCCACAGCGCAGGGGATAG
- a CDS encoding siderophore-interacting protein, whose protein sequence is MDQQTEQAPRKRPPLPEWTLSVVEAFDVTPRMRRVVFTGDNLDEMTYRPGQALVLAMPLPEGGTGRRDYTIRSFDRKKRQLAMDFVLHGTTPSPEWARRAAAGDMLQVRGPRGRTVIDETADWHLFCGDETCLPAILHMLESLPENAKVHVFLEVGGPGDRQKVPEAFATSVTWVDRGGEEAGPNTLLLDRLAAFELPQGRGHAYIIGETSNVRAQRRHLVERGLEKSQISSEGYWRPGRIGGHDHVDD, encoded by the coding sequence ATGGATCAACAGACTGAACAGGCTCCACGCAAGCGGCCTCCTCTGCCCGAATGGACGCTGAGCGTGGTCGAAGCCTTCGATGTTACGCCGCGCATGCGCCGGGTGGTGTTCACGGGCGACAATCTGGACGAGATGACGTACCGGCCGGGTCAGGCGCTGGTACTGGCCATGCCTCTTCCGGAGGGCGGCACCGGTCGGCGCGATTACACCATCCGCAGCTTCGACAGGAAGAAACGACAGCTTGCGATGGACTTCGTGCTGCATGGCACCACGCCTTCCCCGGAGTGGGCACGTCGCGCGGCAGCGGGCGACATGCTGCAGGTGCGCGGCCCGCGTGGGCGCACGGTGATAGACGAAACCGCCGACTGGCATCTTTTCTGCGGCGACGAAACCTGCCTGCCTGCCATCCTGCATATGCTGGAAAGCCTGCCGGAAAACGCGAAGGTGCATGTTTTCCTTGAGGTTGGCGGCCCCGGCGATCGCCAGAAGGTGCCGGAGGCGTTCGCGACATCCGTGACATGGGTCGATCGCGGCGGCGAGGAAGCCGGGCCGAACACGCTGCTGCTCGACCGGCTGGCCGCTTTCGAGCTGCCGCAAGGCCGTGGCCATGCCTACATCATCGGCGAGACCAGCAATGTGCGGGCGCAGCGCCGCCACCTTGTTGAGCGCGGCCTGGAAAAATCACAGATCTCGTCGGAAGGCTACTGGCGACCCGGCCGCATCGGCGGTCACGATCACGTCGACGACTGA
- a CDS encoding O-methyltransferase has product MTCTLHRADVAAILAREHAAARSMREAQAAAPRDDSAPPVHTLDFRTSERHKTNYLSIGPRMGRFLYASARAINARNIVEFGTSFGISTLYLAAAAADTGGRVTGSEFHENKVEKARANLADAGLAPLVEIRAGDALQTLADVQGPIDLLFLDGAKDLYIEILKMLEDRLRPGALVIADNADHLPPDEGFLAYVGDSSPRYLTTLLGFHKGLASQSLVLS; this is encoded by the coding sequence ATGACCTGCACTCTGCACCGGGCCGACGTCGCGGCCATCCTCGCACGCGAACACGCCGCTGCCCGCTCCATGCGCGAGGCACAGGCGGCCGCACCGCGCGACGACAGTGCGCCTCCCGTCCACACGCTGGATTTCCGCACCTCCGAACGCCACAAGACGAACTACCTGTCGATCGGGCCGCGCATGGGGCGTTTTCTCTATGCCTCGGCGCGGGCGATCAATGCCCGCAACATCGTCGAGTTCGGCACCTCCTTCGGCATTTCCACCCTGTACCTCGCGGCGGCCGCGGCTGACACGGGCGGGCGGGTGACCGGCTCGGAATTCCATGAAAACAAGGTGGAAAAGGCACGCGCCAATCTCGCCGATGCCGGGCTGGCTCCGCTCGTCGAAATCCGCGCCGGCGATGCGCTGCAGACGCTGGCCGACGTGCAAGGCCCCATCGACCTGCTCTTCCTGGACGGGGCAAAGGATCTCTACATCGAAATCCTGAAAATGCTGGAAGACAGGCTTCGTCCCGGCGCGCTGGTGATTGCCGACAATGCCGATCATCTGCCGCCGGATGAAGGCTTCCTCGCCTATGTCGGTGACTCCAGCCCGCGCTATCTCACCACGCTGCTCGGCTTCCACAAGGGGCTGGCCAGCCAGTCGCTCGTGCTTTCCTGA